The following proteins are encoded in a genomic region of bacterium:
- the purQ gene encoding phosphoribosylformylglycinamidine synthase subunit PurQ: MKTAVVSFPGTNCDHDVSVLVKHLSGKDPQKVWAADRTLPEDTDILFIPGGFSYGDYLRCGAMAKVSSIAPAILEYAAKGGTIIGICNGFQILCELGLLPGVLLPNRSTKFLSRLVSIRVESQNSVVTSKLERGEIFHVPVAHFEGNYFATQDALKELEDNDQVVFRYCSPDGALDEVSPEWNPNGSCHSIAGVRSPAGNIVGYMPHPERTFEPEIDPNRTGAAVRLFEGLFQ, encoded by the coding sequence GTGAAAACGGCAGTGGTATCATTTCCTGGAACAAACTGCGACCACGACGTCTCAGTGCTTGTTAAACACCTGTCTGGTAAAGACCCCCAGAAAGTTTGGGCTGCAGATCGCACGCTACCAGAAGACACTGATATTCTTTTCATCCCCGGTGGTTTCTCTTATGGCGACTACCTTCGCTGCGGGGCTATGGCGAAGGTTTCTTCTATTGCACCCGCTATCCTAGAGTACGCTGCAAAGGGAGGAACTATTATTGGCATCTGTAACGGATTTCAAATTTTATGTGAGCTTGGACTCCTACCGGGGGTTCTTCTTCCAAATCGCTCCACAAAGTTTCTCTCGCGTCTTGTTTCAATACGTGTAGAGTCTCAAAACTCCGTGGTAACTTCTAAGCTGGAAAGAGGAGAGATATTTCACGTACCAGTTGCTCATTTCGAAGGGAACTACTTCGCTACACAAGACGCACTCAAAGAGTTGGAGGACAACGATCAAGTTGTTTTTCGTTATTGCAGCCCCGATGGGGCGCTCGATGAGGTTTCCCCTGAATGGAATCCGAATGGCTCCTGTCACTCTATAGCGGGGGTCAGAAGCCCGGCTGGAAATATAGTGGGATACATGCCTCATCCTGAAAGAACATTTGAGCCAGAGATTGACCCGAATCGCACAGGGGCAGCAGTTCGTCTCTTTGAAGGTCTCTTTCAATAA
- the purS gene encoding phosphoribosylformylglycinamidine synthase, purS protein, protein MAKKKFRVRVLLKQGVLDVQGKAIETSLPELGISTISGVRVGKVIEFDLDTSSNAENGAAGSEQSEATLLKKVCEELFSNPVIESYEVEEVR, encoded by the coding sequence ATGGCAAAGAAAAAATTTCGTGTGAGAGTACTCCTCAAACAAGGCGTCCTGGATGTGCAAGGAAAGGCTATCGAAACCAGCCTACCCGAGCTTGGGATCTCGACGATATCTGGCGTTCGAGTAGGGAAGGTAATCGAATTCGATCTCGACACTTCTTCCAACGCGGAAAATGGTGCTGCAGGAAGTGAACAATCAGAGGCTACGCTCTTGAAAAAGGTTTGCGAGGAACTCTTCTCTAATCCGGTTATCGAGAGCTACGAGGTCGAGGAGGTTCGGTGA
- a CDS encoding adenylosuccinate lyase, whose product MIPRYSREEMLKLWSDDEKYSIWLEVETLALEEMVKFGLAPADSAKDVRSKACFDVSRIQEREATIHHDVIAFLDVVAESVGPSARFLHRGMTSNDLLDTTFGVQLQRSSVLIEEGITNLLESIKNRAYEFKKTPCIGRSHGIHAEPTSFGLKLASWYAELSRQRERFRSAAKEVAVGKISGPVGTYASLPPSIEQAVLEKLRLAPETVATQVVSRDRHANYFSILAQIGGSIERFCVEIRHLQRTEVGEVEEPFGSGQKGSSAMPHKKNPILTENLTGLARLLRSHALAAFENVPLWHERDISHSSVERVIAPDACILTDFMLARMKKVVDGLVVKPEVMKNNLALTGGLVFSGTLLLALVDSGVERDTAYRMVQKPALQYAEALTRSTSEKNFQGWVIEDEAIVAHLGEKKIQECFSLDRHLEAVDLIFERTFTPA is encoded by the coding sequence ATGATTCCAAGGTATTCGAGAGAAGAAATGCTCAAGCTATGGAGTGATGATGAAAAGTATTCTATCTGGCTTGAAGTAGAGACGCTTGCACTCGAAGAAATGGTCAAATTTGGACTAGCACCTGCTGACTCGGCTAAGGATGTTCGTTCTAAAGCTTGCTTTGATGTTTCACGCATCCAGGAGCGTGAAGCGACCATTCACCACGATGTCATTGCCTTTCTCGATGTAGTGGCTGAATCCGTCGGTCCCTCCGCGAGATTTCTTCACCGAGGCATGACCTCTAATGATCTGCTTGATACCACCTTTGGCGTACAACTTCAGAGAAGCTCTGTACTCATTGAAGAGGGTATTACGAATCTCTTAGAGTCAATAAAAAATCGGGCATACGAATTTAAGAAGACTCCCTGCATCGGAAGGAGTCATGGTATTCATGCAGAGCCCACATCATTTGGACTAAAGCTTGCGAGCTGGTATGCAGAGCTCTCACGACAGCGAGAGCGATTTCGCTCGGCAGCCAAAGAGGTTGCCGTAGGAAAAATTTCAGGTCCAGTTGGAACGTACGCCTCTCTTCCTCCAAGTATTGAACAAGCCGTACTCGAAAAGCTGAGACTTGCCCCCGAAACGGTAGCTACTCAAGTAGTCAGTCGAGACAGACATGCGAACTACTTTTCAATACTCGCTCAAATTGGAGGCTCTATTGAGCGCTTTTGTGTTGAGATACGCCATTTACAACGGACTGAAGTCGGAGAAGTTGAAGAGCCATTTGGCAGTGGGCAGAAGGGGTCTTCAGCCATGCCTCACAAGAAGAATCCGATCCTGACTGAAAATCTCACTGGACTAGCGAGACTGCTCCGCTCACATGCGCTTGCCGCATTTGAAAATGTGCCTCTCTGGCATGAGCGAGATATTAGTCACAGCTCGGTAGAACGTGTCATTGCACCAGACGCATGTATCTTGACGGACTTCATGCTCGCTCGCATGAAAAAAGTGGTAGATGGACTCGTCGTAAAGCCTGAGGTTATGAAAAATAATCTTGCGTTAACCGGAGGACTTGTCTTTTCGGGAACGCTCCTACTCGCTCTTGTAGATTCAGGGGTAGAGAGAGACACCGCTTACCGCATGGTCCAGAAACCAGCGCTCCAGTATGCTGAAGCTCTTACGAGGAGTACTAGCGAGAAGAATTTTCAAGGATGGGTTATTGAGGACGAGGCGATTGTTGCACATCTGGGTGAGAAGAAAATCCAAGAGTGCTTCTCGCTTGATCGACACCTCGAGGCTGTGGATCTTATCTTTGAAAGAACTTTTACTCCAGCGTGA
- a CDS encoding acyl-CoA dehydrogenase: MFSLVDTETLDTFRASVREKLDTIQIPSVQDDSALETFINVGKQWQKTLAGLGLVGVHWPVEYGGKGLTLVEEAVIQEELARRKAPQLLGLFGLTMVGPVLIELGNEAQKKKFLPPILDASQIWCQGFSEPNAGSDLAAMNTVAKKVKGGYELTGQKIWTSFAHIADYCFIVARTGPESDRYKNLTYFLVPMDSKGITVRPLKQITGDSEFNEVFLDDVFISAENRVGDEGQGWNIAIRTLMYERVILTFARQIQSEGVLRTLLEDHTGDYTELSELVVDAYATRALAYRHLTQYASGTNPGPEGSLNKLGWSEFFQRLSRYAAKQEGDTGIFEGGAVQRYLYSRGRTIAAGTSEIQRGIIAERLLKLPRAKVSTKE; this comes from the coding sequence ATGTTTTCTCTAGTTGATACTGAAACTCTGGATACATTCCGCGCATCAGTGCGTGAGAAGCTAGACACAATACAGATTCCTAGTGTTCAAGACGACTCTGCTCTTGAAACATTTATTAACGTCGGAAAGCAGTGGCAGAAGACACTCGCTGGATTAGGTCTCGTGGGTGTTCATTGGCCAGTCGAGTATGGTGGAAAAGGTCTAACGCTCGTTGAAGAAGCCGTTATTCAAGAAGAACTGGCCAGGCGCAAAGCTCCTCAGTTGCTTGGACTCTTTGGTCTTACCATGGTTGGACCAGTGCTCATTGAGTTGGGCAATGAGGCTCAAAAAAAGAAGTTCCTTCCTCCCATTCTCGATGCCTCACAAATATGGTGTCAGGGCTTTTCTGAACCGAATGCGGGCAGTGATCTCGCAGCCATGAATACGGTCGCTAAGAAGGTAAAAGGAGGATACGAACTCACGGGTCAGAAAATCTGGACTAGCTTTGCGCATATTGCTGATTACTGCTTCATCGTTGCCCGAACTGGACCAGAAAGCGATCGCTATAAAAACCTTACTTACTTCCTCGTTCCCATGGACAGTAAGGGGATCACCGTACGACCGTTGAAGCAGATTACAGGAGACTCCGAATTCAATGAGGTTTTCCTCGATGATGTCTTCATTTCAGCTGAGAACCGTGTTGGGGATGAAGGGCAGGGCTGGAATATCGCTATTCGCACGCTCATGTATGAGAGAGTTATCTTAACATTTGCTCGGCAAATTCAGTCAGAGGGAGTATTACGGACTCTCCTTGAGGATCACACCGGAGACTACACAGAACTCTCAGAGCTGGTCGTGGATGCGTATGCCACCAGAGCACTTGCATACCGTCACCTTACCCAGTACGCATCCGGAACGAATCCTGGTCCGGAAGGTTCACTAAATAAGCTCGGATGGTCTGAATTTTTCCAACGACTATCTCGGTATGCTGCCAAACAAGAGGGAGATACTGGAATCTTCGAAGGGGGTGCAGTGCAACGATACTTGTACTCGCGTGGGCGAACTATTGCCGCAGGAACCTCGGAGATTCAGCGTGGCATAATTGCTGAACGGCTGCTCAAGCTACCTCGAGCGAAAGTGTCTACGAAGGAGTAA
- the pgl gene encoding 6-phosphogluconolactonase translates to MKEEASVMKTEVIPTHEYPTTVADEIVASINEVLEEQPRCTLCLAGGTTPASVYRLLGLPPRVNEVSWQQVALFWGDERYVPQEDSRSNQRMVHDTLLHQFRAIPGPEAFAMNTALPTVEQAAEDYENTLLAQGISGEGEEVFDIVLLGIGEDGHTASLFPNMPVPEERLVFSCSHPSDGTSRISLTPKALFSAKRIFFLVMGVGKAEIVGRIFSGEGSPTEIPALYGERAADRTLWFLDSESAGAL, encoded by the coding sequence ATGAAAGAGGAAGCGAGTGTGATGAAGACAGAAGTTATCCCCACTCATGAATACCCGACAACGGTAGCAGATGAGATTGTTGCATCAATCAATGAGGTTCTTGAGGAACAACCGCGATGTACTTTATGCCTCGCTGGAGGAACCACACCTGCTTCCGTCTATCGATTATTGGGGCTTCCCCCAAGAGTAAATGAAGTCTCGTGGCAACAAGTAGCACTTTTTTGGGGAGACGAGCGGTATGTGCCACAGGAAGATTCAAGAAGTAATCAAAGAATGGTACATGACACGCTCCTCCATCAGTTTAGAGCGATACCGGGTCCCGAAGCTTTTGCCATGAATACTGCTCTTCCAACCGTAGAGCAAGCAGCAGAAGACTACGAAAATACGCTTCTTGCTCAAGGCATCTCAGGGGAAGGAGAAGAGGTATTTGACATCGTTCTGCTCGGTATTGGGGAAGATGGGCACACGGCCTCTCTTTTTCCTAACATGCCTGTTCCAGAAGAACGCTTAGTCTTTAGCTGCTCACATCCTAGCGATGGCACCTCTCGAATCAGCCTAACGCCAAAAGCGCTCTTTTCCGCAAAACGCATTTTCTTTTTGGTAATGGGTGTCGGTAAAGCTGAGATCGTCGGTCGAATCTTCAGTGGGGAGGGCTCACCAACTGAGATTCCTGCGCTCTATGGAGAACGGGCCGCCGATAGGACTCTCTGGTTCCTTGACTCCGAATCTGCGGGAGCTCTTTGA
- the zwf gene encoding glucose-6-phosphate dehydrogenase, producing MEGLFQEGENRVLRPPSTALVIFGATGDLTQRKLLPALYNLAADDYLPSEFHIIGASRTPLSDDEFRQRSKESLQQYSRRPLDETVWARFESRLFFQPLDSGNPHDFQKLKTRIEMLGKDSQESFNPLFYLATSPNQFGPIAKHLEAVGLGKKLLGSPQQSALVVEKPFGFNLNSARELNAELQQYFDETQIYRIDHYLGKETVQNILVFRFANGVFEPLWSREHIDHVQISVCESIGVGSRASYFDQSGITRDIIQNHLLQMLALVCIEPPYSLSDPDSIRDEKVKVLKSLKRVEPSQVIRAQYAPGFISGEKVAGYHDEQGVQGGSTTETYTAMRLEIDNWRWSGVPIYVRAGKRLPRRITEIAIYFKQPPSTMFQGRLTTRLEQNYLAIQVQPEEGISFCINSKPPGPRLRAKSVLMDFQYQDSFALSSPEAYERLLLDAMKRDATLFTRSDEIEESWSLLEPLFEAWQEKGTSALYNYESGTWGPKESEDLLARYDHKWRLL from the coding sequence ATGGAAGGGCTCTTTCAAGAAGGTGAGAACAGGGTACTTCGTCCGCCCAGTACGGCCTTAGTAATATTTGGGGCTACAGGAGATTTGACCCAAAGAAAGCTTCTTCCGGCGCTCTATAATCTCGCTGCAGACGATTACCTTCCTTCTGAGTTTCATATCATCGGAGCGTCGCGAACTCCGCTGTCAGATGATGAATTCCGACAGCGGTCCAAAGAGTCATTGCAACAGTACTCTCGCCGTCCTCTTGATGAAACCGTATGGGCACGTTTCGAATCACGCCTTTTCTTTCAACCACTCGATAGTGGTAATCCACATGATTTTCAAAAGTTAAAAACTCGTATCGAAATGCTGGGGAAGGACTCTCAAGAAAGTTTTAATCCGCTCTTCTACCTGGCAACATCTCCAAATCAGTTTGGACCGATTGCTAAACACTTAGAAGCGGTCGGACTTGGAAAGAAGCTACTGGGCTCACCTCAACAATCAGCGTTGGTTGTAGAAAAACCCTTTGGATTTAATCTCAACTCCGCCAGAGAGTTAAACGCGGAACTTCAACAATACTTTGATGAGACTCAAATCTATCGAATTGATCACTACCTTGGAAAAGAAACAGTACAAAATATTTTAGTATTCCGTTTTGCCAATGGGGTTTTTGAACCACTTTGGTCACGTGAGCATATCGATCATGTTCAAATCTCCGTCTGTGAAAGCATCGGGGTTGGATCGAGAGCAAGCTATTTTGATCAGAGCGGCATAACCAGAGACATCATTCAAAACCATCTCTTACAGATGTTAGCGCTGGTTTGCATCGAGCCACCTTACAGCTTATCAGACCCAGATAGCATCAGAGATGAGAAGGTGAAGGTATTAAAGTCCCTTAAAAGAGTAGAGCCCTCTCAAGTAATCCGGGCCCAGTATGCTCCTGGCTTCATATCGGGTGAGAAAGTGGCTGGCTATCACGATGAGCAGGGTGTTCAAGGAGGTTCAACAACCGAAACATATACTGCCATGCGGTTAGAAATCGATAACTGGAGGTGGAGTGGAGTTCCCATTTATGTGCGAGCTGGAAAGCGACTACCTCGTCGGATAACGGAGATTGCGATATACTTCAAACAACCACCATCAACTATGTTTCAGGGACGACTGACTACTCGCCTTGAACAGAATTATCTTGCCATTCAGGTACAACCAGAAGAGGGGATCTCTTTCTGTATAAATTCCAAACCGCCGGGACCAAGATTGCGAGCGAAATCAGTTCTCATGGACTTTCAGTATCAAGATTCATTTGCGCTCTCATCTCCAGAAGCATACGAACGCCTTCTGCTTGATGCCATGAAGCGTGATGCAACTCTATTTACGCGAAGTGATGAGATTGAAGAATCCTGGTCGCTACTTGAGCCGTTATTCGAAGCTTGGCAGGAAAAAGGGACTTCAGCACTTTATAACTATGAGAGTGGAACTTGGGGGCCAAAGGAAAGCGAGGATCTACTGGCCCGCTACGACCATAAGTGGCGTCTCCTATAG
- the tal gene encoding transaldolase translates to MALNTYVEQINHLGQSIWYDNLSLDVLRSGELKRLLDLGVSGLTSNPTIFKKAIADTSHYDEKIAELAGRGDNAEQICETLMVDDVGTAADLLLDTYNKTNGADGYASIEVSPRLAHNVDETVKAAVSLWNRLQRPNIMIKIPATEAGIRAIEQVLSQGINVNVTLIFSCSVYRNVANAFLSALNNLNENQLKTISSVASFFVSRVDSIIERELNRRGETLGTSAEQFIGAVGIANSKLAYETFEEIFRGAPFSNYSERGVRAQRPLWASTGTKNPAFSPVLYVEQLIGSDTVNTLPPQTLESLLAHAEIRETISKGLPEAKSLLQELEEHGIDLEALLEELQQSGVEAFITSYDELLSAVEQKRAKLIAA, encoded by the coding sequence ATGGCGCTCAATACATATGTGGAACAGATTAATCACCTGGGACAATCAATTTGGTATGACAACCTCTCGCTCGACGTGCTCCGCTCTGGTGAACTGAAGCGCCTTCTCGACTTAGGAGTGAGTGGATTAACAAGTAATCCAACTATTTTCAAAAAAGCAATTGCAGATACAAGCCACTACGACGAAAAAATTGCTGAACTTGCCGGGCGGGGTGATAACGCAGAACAAATCTGCGAGACGCTCATGGTCGACGATGTGGGCACAGCGGCAGATCTGTTACTTGACACCTACAATAAAACAAATGGTGCGGATGGATATGCGAGTATCGAAGTATCTCCAAGACTCGCTCATAATGTTGATGAAACCGTCAAAGCCGCGGTGTCTCTGTGGAACCGACTACAGCGACCGAACATCATGATTAAGATACCGGCAACAGAGGCAGGTATTCGAGCTATCGAACAAGTCTTATCTCAAGGAATTAATGTTAACGTTACTTTGATCTTCTCTTGTTCTGTATACCGGAATGTTGCAAACGCATTCTTGAGTGCGCTCAATAATCTCAATGAGAATCAGCTAAAAACCATCTCTTCCGTAGCAAGCTTTTTTGTATCCCGAGTGGACTCTATCATTGAACGAGAGCTCAACCGTAGAGGCGAAACGCTTGGCACATCAGCAGAGCAATTCATTGGAGCGGTTGGGATAGCAAATTCAAAGCTTGCCTACGAGACATTCGAAGAGATATTTAGGGGCGCCCCCTTCTCGAACTATTCAGAAAGGGGAGTTCGAGCTCAGCGACCTCTTTGGGCAAGTACCGGAACAAAAAATCCGGCTTTTTCTCCAGTTCTCTATGTGGAGCAGCTCATCGGCTCCGATACCGTTAATACGCTACCACCCCAAACGCTAGAGTCACTCCTCGCTCATGCTGAGATTCGAGAAACCATCTCAAAGGGTCTCCCAGAAGCAAAGAGCTTGCTCCAAGAACTGGAGGAGCATGGGATTGATCTTGAAGCCCTCCTTGAGGAGCTTCAGCAAAGTGGGGTCGAGGCCTTTATAACATCATATGATGAACTTCTGAGTGCGGTAGAACAGAAGAGGGCTAAGCTCATTGCGGCTTAA
- the rimO gene encoding 30S ribosomal protein S12 methylthiotransferase RimO, with product MEQTYKTSEIRSGGSRIMTSRFKIVGQQSLEPGTYNATKNQRDESDASKDFLGTVSVVNLGCAKNQVDAEVMLGSLRSSGFSIVDDPEQADVAVVNTCGFLQPAVEEGIDTILDLSELKKERLRKLIVVGCMVERYGSELKQSLPEVDHFLGGNDLLRIIESAKEGYDSPLLEGARPYFLYDDTLPRVIETDAVSAYVKIAEGCNRPCSFCIIPKIRGAFRSRKPESIVSEINNLSAQGVKEINLVAQDLTAYGSDLKKLSSENKPDNETTAHDFTSLLRCIDQETSIPWVRLYYAYPLGISKELMRVIVEAKRVVNYLDIPLQHVSESVLKAMKRPLGKFAPRPLAEMMRETAPEVALRTTFIVGHPGETEDDIEMLADFLREIRFQHVGIFTYSQEQGTPSAELDGQVEEKEKVARRDYLMELQQDIQAKYLEQFIGTSQPILLEGLHQESDLLLRGRTAWQGPDVDGEVIINDIEEAVDSNECVAGSFGTVEITEIAGYDLVGRLTSLSSL from the coding sequence ATGGAACAGACATACAAGACCTCAGAGATAAGGTCAGGAGGTAGTAGGATTATGACTTCACGATTCAAAATAGTCGGACAACAATCACTAGAACCAGGAACATATAACGCTACGAAAAATCAAAGAGATGAAAGTGATGCGAGCAAAGACTTTCTAGGAACCGTATCAGTAGTCAATCTCGGATGCGCTAAAAATCAAGTGGATGCTGAGGTTATGCTCGGTTCACTTCGGAGTTCTGGCTTCTCAATCGTTGATGATCCTGAACAGGCAGATGTTGCAGTCGTAAATACGTGTGGCTTTCTTCAACCTGCTGTGGAAGAGGGTATTGATACTATCCTCGACCTCTCCGAGTTGAAGAAAGAACGTCTGCGGAAATTGATTGTTGTTGGTTGTATGGTTGAGCGATATGGGTCTGAGCTCAAACAAAGTCTGCCAGAAGTTGACCATTTTCTCGGAGGCAATGACCTGCTTCGCATTATTGAATCAGCCAAAGAGGGTTATGACTCCCCTTTGCTTGAAGGCGCGAGGCCTTATTTTCTCTATGACGACACTCTTCCACGCGTCATTGAGACTGACGCTGTGTCTGCCTATGTCAAGATCGCAGAAGGTTGTAATAGACCGTGCTCTTTTTGCATTATTCCGAAAATACGCGGAGCCTTTAGAAGCCGAAAGCCAGAATCCATCGTATCTGAGATTAATAACCTCTCCGCTCAGGGAGTAAAAGAAATCAATCTGGTTGCTCAAGACCTTACGGCCTATGGGTCGGACCTAAAAAAACTCAGCTCTGAAAATAAGCCCGACAATGAAACGACAGCTCACGACTTTACTTCACTCCTTCGATGTATCGATCAAGAGACTTCAATCCCGTGGGTACGCCTCTACTATGCCTATCCTCTTGGGATTTCAAAAGAACTCATGAGGGTTATCGTTGAAGCGAAAAGAGTCGTGAACTATCTCGATATTCCCCTGCAACATGTGAGCGAATCCGTTTTGAAGGCGATGAAACGTCCGCTTGGGAAGTTTGCTCCTCGTCCGTTGGCCGAGATGATGAGAGAGACCGCCCCAGAAGTAGCACTCCGAACGACTTTCATTGTTGGACATCCAGGAGAAACGGAGGATGATATTGAGATGCTTGCTGATTTTCTTCGAGAGATTCGTTTTCAGCACGTGGGAATTTTTACGTATTCACAAGAACAAGGAACTCCATCAGCCGAACTTGATGGGCAAGTCGAAGAGAAAGAGAAGGTGGCTCGACGCGACTATCTCATGGAGCTACAACAGGATATTCAAGCAAAATATCTAGAACAGTTCATCGGAACATCTCAACCGATTTTGCTGGAGGGATTACATCAAGAGAGTGATTTGTTACTGAGAGGTCGAACAGCCTGGCAAGGTCCTGATGTCGATGGAGAGGTAATTATCAATGATATTGAAGAAGCAGTTGACTCAAATGAGTGTGTCGCGGGAAGTTTCGGAACTGTAGAAATAACCGAGATTGCGGGCTATGACCTTGTCGGGAGACTCACATCTCTCTCCTCTCTCTAG
- a CDS encoding outer membrane lipoprotein carrier protein LolA yields the protein MMKRSSPNRVSAYYSTAALCLFLNSGYSLTMRKTPCVSIITTTFLALLIKSSLLIAISVVGAVPMAIAAPLAEIIAVAHQLGDNAIESNFTHSQLKQSSCAIFGFSGDKNESSGMILSEGKSQAALQSVQEHYQRIRTVRASFQQRSYLKSLDLEELSSGNLLLEMPGKLFWEYQKPESQTFLLLNNEFQLYQPVDQQLIVQNVASSFTSDIPVSFLLGVGDLSKRFSVIQGCQRGEAISLTLIPNLNDAGALKTLKIRFHAEDYFPETTEIVDADGNRTTVRIYDRALGVPLSVKDFQINIPDGTDIQDLRDKVRR from the coding sequence ATGATGAAGCGGAGCTCCCCAAATCGAGTGAGTGCTTATTATTCTACCGCTGCTCTTTGTCTTTTTCTCAATTCGGGATACTCTCTCACGATGAGAAAAACTCCGTGCGTCTCCATCATAACTACTACATTCCTTGCACTTCTCATTAAGAGCTCGCTCCTGATTGCCATATCCGTGGTGGGTGCTGTGCCCATGGCTATTGCCGCGCCCTTGGCGGAGATTATCGCGGTGGCTCATCAGCTCGGGGATAACGCCATAGAAAGCAACTTCACTCATTCTCAACTCAAACAGTCTTCATGCGCTATTTTTGGTTTCTCTGGAGACAAGAACGAAAGTTCTGGAATGATACTCTCTGAAGGAAAATCTCAAGCAGCCCTCCAGTCAGTTCAAGAACACTATCAAAGGATTCGGACGGTAAGAGCGAGTTTCCAGCAACGTTCTTATCTAAAGAGTCTTGACCTAGAGGAACTATCATCCGGCAACTTGCTGTTAGAAATGCCAGGAAAGCTATTCTGGGAGTATCAAAAGCCAGAGTCTCAGACCTTTCTACTTCTCAATAATGAATTTCAACTTTATCAGCCAGTTGACCAGCAGCTCATCGTGCAAAATGTAGCCTCGAGCTTCACCTCTGATATCCCAGTTTCTTTTCTTCTTGGCGTAGGAGATTTAAGTAAGCGCTTCTCAGTCATACAAGGATGTCAAAGGGGGGAGGCAATATCACTGACTCTCATCCCGAATCTCAATGATGCGGGAGCGCTAAAGACGCTAAAGATCCGGTTTCATGCCGAGGATTATTTCCCTGAGACAACTGAGATTGTTGATGCAGACGGTAATCGTACTACTGTCAGGATATATGACCGAGCTCTTGGAGTCCCCCTTTCCGTAAAAGATTTCCAAATAAACATTCCAGATGGAACAGACATACAAGACCTCAGAGATAAGGTCAGGAGGTAG